The following are encoded together in the Humulus lupulus chromosome 5, drHumLupu1.1, whole genome shotgun sequence genome:
- the LOC133779351 gene encoding uncharacterized protein LOC133779351 encodes MVQNCVQSWGLPNEDPNLHITNFLELCDTFKMNEVSNDAIRLRLFPFSLRDRAKSWLILLQANSILRWEDLAQKFLAKYFPPAKSARIRDEINNICQFEGEYLYDAWERFKELLRKCPHHGIVKWMLVHTFYNGLRGNTRTFIDAAAGGAFMSESANEAYELLEEMAINIYNWPAERENKKVAGVLEVDPIAMLTAQIALLTKRIQQQNNSSAQAMQLQSAPLNCETCRGPHHFQQCLAMSSYSVDDIPLELVQAIGNFPRQPNNNPYPNNYTPS; translated from the coding sequence ATGGTTCAGAATTGTGTTCAGTCTTGGGGGCTACCTAATGAGGATCCAAACCTCCATATTACCAACTTTTTGGAGTTATGCGATACTTTCAAAATGAACGAAGTAAGTAATGATGCAATTCGTTTGAGGCTATTTCCATTTTCGTTGAGAGACAGGGCTAAAAGTTGGTTGATTTTACTGCAAGCCAATTCCATTTTGAGATGGGAAGACCTTGCTCAAAAATTTCTCGCTAAATACTTTCCTCCTGCTAAATCAGCACGGATTAGAGATGAAATAAATAATATCTGTCAATTTGAGGGGGAATATTTATATGACGCTTGGGAGAGGTTTAAAGAGCTGCTGCGAAAAtgtccacatcatggtatagtGAAATGGATGTTGGTGCACACTTTCTATAATGGACTGAGGGGAAACACAAGAACTTTCATTGATGCAGCAGCAGGTGGAGCATTTATGAGTGAAAGCGCTAACGAAGCTTATGAGCTATTAGAGGAGATGgccataaatatttataattggcCAGCTGAGCGAGAAAATAAGAAGGTGGCAGGAGTTCTAGAAGTTGATCCTATTgctatgctcactgctcaaattGCTTTGCTAACAAAACGAATACAACAACAAAACAACAGTTCAGCTCAAGCGATGCAACTACAATCTGCTCCTCTCAATTGTGAGACATGTAGAGGCCCTCATCACTTTCAGCAATGTCTAGCGATGAGTTCTTATTCGGTTGATGATATCCCACTTGAGCTGGTTCAAGCCATTGGCAATTTCCCAAGGCAACCGAATAACAACCCATACCCTAACAATTATACTCCATCATAA